In one Candidatus Paceibacterota bacterium genomic region, the following are encoded:
- a CDS encoding OmpH family outer membrane protein, whose protein sequence is MKSLICKLVAGLFLVSLLSAPAYAQGRIATVDLRKLFDNYWKTKQADAVLKNQAADVEKEFKTMLDDLKKSKEDYQTLLAEANNQTYSLDERERRKKTAEDKLKRIKEEEDAITQYDRRARTTLDEQTKRMRGSLVEEIRTAIKGKATDAGYALVLDTASEGANGTPIVLYTNNENDITDAVLAQINIGAPAAEAPKSDEKASGLNLKDDKKKDKK, encoded by the coding sequence GGCTTGTTCTTGGTTTCGTTGTTGAGCGCCCCCGCTTATGCCCAGGGCCGCATTGCCACAGTTGATCTGCGCAAGCTCTTCGACAACTACTGGAAGACCAAGCAGGCGGACGCGGTGCTGAAGAACCAGGCTGCTGACGTCGAGAAGGAGTTCAAGACCATGCTCGACGATTTGAAGAAGTCCAAAGAGGACTATCAAACGCTGTTGGCAGAGGCGAACAACCAGACTTACTCCCTCGATGAACGCGAGAGGCGGAAGAAGACAGCCGAGGACAAGCTTAAGCGAATCAAAGAGGAGGAGGATGCCATTACGCAGTATGACCGCCGGGCACGCACCACGCTGGACGAACAAACCAAGCGCATGCGCGGCAGCCTGGTCGAGGAAATCCGCACCGCGATCAAGGGCAAGGCGACAGACGCCGGTTATGCGCTGGTGCTCGACACCGCGTCGGAGGGCGCCAATGGCACCCCGATTGTGCTCTATACGAACAACGAGAACGACATTACCGATGCTGTCCTTGCCCAGATCAATATTGGAGCGCCGGCCGCTGAAGCGCCGAAGTCGGATGAAAAGGCAAGCGGCCTGAACTTGAAGGACGACAAGAAGAAGGATAAGAAGTAA
- a CDS encoding response regulator transcription factor has translation MAHAKQNQVKDTRRRILLVDDHAVVRYGIAQLVNQQSDLVVCGEEEDAANALSAIGKLKPDLVIADISLKESSGLELMRNIKAQHAGLPVLVVSAHDESIYAEIAFRAGALGYLMKGDALDRVVTAIRRVLSGNIYVSDTLAAKMLQQQVRGPRNIQQSPVEGLSDRELEVFQLIGQWKKTKEIAHVLKLSVKTIEYYREQIKQKLNLASAAELTHCATTWVKQENPT, from the coding sequence ATGGCCCACGCCAAACAGAATCAAGTAAAGGACACCCGCAGACGGATACTGCTGGTAGATGATCACGCGGTAGTCCGCTACGGCATCGCCCAGCTCGTGAACCAGCAGAGCGACCTGGTAGTTTGCGGGGAAGAGGAAGACGCTGCCAATGCGCTCAGCGCCATCGGAAAGCTCAAACCGGACCTCGTCATCGCCGATATCTCCCTCAAGGAAAGCAGCGGGCTGGAGTTAATGCGCAACATCAAGGCTCAGCACGCCGGATTGCCGGTGCTGGTAGTGAGCGCGCATGATGAGTCCATATACGCGGAAATCGCGTTTCGCGCGGGGGCGCTCGGGTACCTGATGAAGGGGGATGCGCTGGACCGGGTGGTTACAGCCATCCGCCGGGTGCTAAGTGGGAACATCTACGTGAGCGACACGCTTGCCGCCAAGATGCTGCAGCAGCAGGTCCGAGGGCCAAGAAACATCCAACAGTCCCCCGTTGAGGGCCTCAGCGATCGGGAGTTGGAAGTCTTTCAACTCATCGGACAATGGAAGAAGACGAAGGAAATCGCACACGTGCTGAAATTGAGCGTCAAGACCATCGAGTATTACCGCGAGCAGATTAAACAAAAGCTCAACCTGGCCAGCGCGGCAGAACTCACCCATTGCGCCACGACGTGGGTGAAGCAGGAAAACCCCACATAG
- a CDS encoding MFS transporter — protein sequence MRKPSILVIFLTVFIDLIGFGIIVPLIPSYSEHLGARGIVIGVIFASFSIMQFIFSPIWGRLSDRHGRRPILLISTAGAAASYVLFARSTGLANHTAALWLMVVSRMLAGVCGGNITVAQAYIADITTSAERSKQMGLIGMAFGLGFILGPFIGGVSLRHLGDTGPGWVAAALCAVNFLLAFFILAESHRPGAAQAAVRPHLDQWAHTLRHPKVGLLVVVFFLATFCFSCFESTLPLLVGANFHLDFKNDATSASTVAYLFVYCGLIGAVVQGGVIGRLVEKMGEPRLIALSLVLTAGSFMLIPFLGGGSQLTWQVLIQKDGLPWVWLLLVLGLLSVGTSLTRPPLFGLLSNLTPDHEQGATIGVAQAAGSLARIFGPVFATALLAYSPPLPYLICAGVLLATTVPILRRLCGAGPKASGGSDRC from the coding sequence GTGAGGAAGCCATCTATACTGGTCATCTTTCTCACGGTCTTTATTGACCTCATCGGCTTCGGGATCATCGTGCCTCTAATCCCGTCCTACAGCGAGCACCTAGGCGCTCGCGGGATCGTGATCGGCGTCATCTTCGCCTCGTTTTCAATCATGCAGTTCATCTTCTCGCCGATCTGGGGCAGACTGTCTGACCGGCATGGCCGCCGGCCCATACTGCTCATTAGCACCGCGGGCGCGGCCGCCTCTTACGTGCTATTCGCGCGCAGCACCGGCCTTGCGAACCATACCGCCGCCTTGTGGCTGATGGTGGTGTCGCGGATGCTTGCCGGTGTTTGTGGCGGCAACATCACCGTGGCGCAGGCTTATATCGCGGATATCACGACGTCGGCGGAACGCTCGAAGCAGATGGGCCTCATCGGCATGGCGTTCGGGCTGGGATTCATCCTCGGACCCTTTATCGGGGGAGTGAGCCTGCGCCATCTGGGCGACACCGGTCCTGGCTGGGTGGCGGCGGCGCTGTGCGCGGTCAACTTCCTGCTGGCCTTCTTCATTCTTGCGGAGAGCCATCGGCCCGGTGCGGCGCAGGCGGCTGTGCGTCCACACCTTGACCAGTGGGCGCATACGCTTCGTCATCCGAAGGTGGGGTTGCTGGTGGTTGTGTTTTTTCTCGCGACCTTCTGCTTCAGCTGTTTTGAGAGCACGCTCCCCTTGCTCGTCGGCGCCAATTTCCACCTGGACTTCAAGAACGATGCAACTTCGGCCAGCACGGTCGCCTACCTGTTCGTGTATTGCGGGCTGATCGGTGCGGTGGTGCAGGGCGGGGTCATCGGGCGGTTGGTCGAGAAGATGGGCGAGCCCCGGCTCATTGCGTTGAGCCTGGTGCTGACCGCGGGCAGCTTCATGTTGATTCCGTTTCTCGGGGGTGGCTCACAACTGACCTGGCAGGTGCTCATCCAGAAGGACGGCTTGCCCTGGGTGTGGCTCCTGCTGGTGCTTGGTTTGCTGTCGGTTGGCACAAGTCTCACACGCCCGCCGTTGTTCGGCCTGCTCTCGAACCTCACACCCGATCACGAGCAGGGCGCGACCATAGGCGTGGCCCAGGCCGCAGGCAGCCTGGCGCGCATATTTGGGCCTGTGTTCGCGACGGCGCTGCTGGCGTATTCGCCTCCGCTGCCCTATCTGATCTGCGCCGGGGTGCTGCTGGCCACAACCGTCCCGATCCTCCGGCGGTTGTGCGGTGCCGGCCCCAAGGCATCCGGCGGAAGCGATCGATGCTGA